A DNA window from Microcystis aeruginosa NIES-843 contains the following coding sequences:
- a CDS encoding nucleotidyltransferase family protein produces MKNLEEIKAILGQVKSLVKEKYHVSELGIFGDYVKGEVQENSEVNILIDYTEPPSLLDLVDLEYYLSDLLKVKADVISKNGLKGRRRERILSEVIYV; encoded by the coding sequence ATGAAAAATTTAGAAGAAATTAAAGCGATTTTGGGTCAAGTTAAGTCCTTAGTAAAAGAAAAGTATCATGTCAGTGAATTAGGTATTTTTGGAGATTATGTAAAAGGAGAAGTGCAGGAAAATAGTGAAGTTAATATTCTGATAGATTATACAGAACCGCCTAGTTTACTAGATTTAGTAGATCTGGAATATTATTTAAGTGATTTACTTAAGGTAAAAGCGGATGTTATCAGTAAAAATGGATTAAAAGGAAGAAGGAGAGAAAGAATTTTATCCGAGGTTATTTATGTATGA